From Corvus cornix cornix isolate S_Up_H32 chromosome 15, ASM73873v5, whole genome shotgun sequence, one genomic window encodes:
- the NOC4L gene encoding nucleolar complex protein 4 homolog, with amino-acid sequence MAREAALAACLEAVLGSRSSANRVFELLEPLAGQEEPEDIVSAARTCSRLFGALLERRELFVGPLPDQDASLAENYSAEDKYRIWMRHRYRDCVGCLGELMGHDAFQVKELALCTLMKFVELEAQYPLIKIEWKGTLTFPCDLLKVVVDGLLPIHEDASLLISRFQEYMEYDDVRYFVMKAVTASIGQVMQKTKERPLPFYQQNVFSLISPINMPNKESEMVKFMVKQDNREELKLSKLQAHRQVFERMWLTFLKHKLPTGLYKKVLVILHDSVLPYMNEPTLMMDFLTVAYGIGGAISLLALNGLFILIHQHNLEYPDFYKKLYSLLDPSIYHVKYRARFFHLTDLFLSSSHLPAYLVAAFIKRLARLALTAPPEALLMIIPFICNLFRRHPACRVLVHRPGGPADMSEDPYVMEEEEPSQSRALESSLWEIQSLQNHYHPDVAKAAAVLNQSLSEMEDDISGLLELSAYELFDKEVKKNAVDVPLEFEQVRGLFGKKNDIFAEHFSLD; translated from the exons ATGGCGCGGGAGGCCGCGCTCGCCGCCTGCCTGGAGGCCGTGCTGGGCAGCCGCTCCAGCGCCAACCGCGTCTTCGAGCTCCTGGAGCCGCTGGcg ggccaggaggagcCGGAGGACATCGTGAGCGCCGCCAGGACCTGCAGCCGGCTGTTCGGGGCGCTGCTGGAGCGGCGGGAGCTGTTCGTGGGGCCCCTGCCGGACCAGGACGCCTCTCTGGCCG AGAACTACAGCGCCGAGGACAAGTACAGGATATGGATGAGGCACCGCTACAGGGACTGCGTGGGCTGCCTGGGGGAGCTCATGGGGCACGACGCATTCCAGGTCAAG gagttGGCACTCTGCACGCTCATGAAGTTTGTCGAGTTGGAGGCACAATATCCATTGATCAAAATAGAGTGGAAGGGAACTTTAACTTTTCCTTGTGACCTTCTTAAG GTAGTTGTTGATGGTTTGCTTCCCATCCACGAGGACGCCTCACTCCTGATCTCCCGCTTTCAGGAGTACATGGAGTACGACGATGTGCGGTACTTTGTCATGAAGGCTGTCACTGCCAGCATTGGGCAAGTCATGCAAAAGACAAAGGAG AGGCCGCTGCCTTTTTACCAGCAGAACGTATTTTCCCTCATCTCACCCATTAACATGCCAAACAAAGAGTCTGAGATGGTCAAATTTATGGTCAAGCAAG ATAACCGTGAGGAGTTGAAACTTTCAAAGCTGCAG GCACACAGGCAGGTGTTTGAAAGAATGTGGCTGACTTTTTTGAAGCACAAG CTGCCCACTGGCCTTTACAAAAAGGTTCTTGTCATTCTGCACGACTCTGTCCTGCCTTACATGAACGAGCCCACTCTCATGATGGACTTCCTGACAGTGGCTTATGGCATAG GTGGAGCAATCAGTCTTCTAGCCCTAAATGGGTTATTTATTCTGATTCATCAGCATAATCT GGAGTATCCTGACTTTTACAAAAAGCTGTACAGTCTGTTAGACCCTTCCATCTATCACGTGAAGTACCGAGCTCGCTTTTTCCACCTGACCGATCTGTTTTTGTCTTCATC CCACTTGCCAGCGTACCTGGTGGCGGCGTTCATCAAGCGGCTGGCCCGGCTGGCCCTCACGGCCCCTCCCGAGGCTCTCCTCATGATCATCCCCTTCATCTGTAACCTCTTCCGGAGGCACCCCGCCTGCAGGGTGCTGGTGCACAGACCAGGAGGGCCAGCAG ATATGTCAGAAGATCCATATGTtatggaggaggaggagccgTCTCAAAGCAGGGCTTTGGAGAGCTCTCTCTGGGAGATTCAG TCTCTCCAGAACCATTATCACCCAGATGTGGccaaggcagctgctgtccTGAACCAGTCCCTGTCGGAAATGGAGGATGACATATCAGGGCTCCTGGAGCTCTCAGCTTATGAG ctttttgataaagaagtaaagaaaaacGCTGTTGATGTGCCTCTGGAGTTTGAACAAGTACGAGGTttgtttgggaagaaaaatgatatttttgcAGAGCACTTCAGTTTAGACTGA